One genomic region from Pseudomonas sp. R5-89-07 encodes:
- a CDS encoding ATPase, giving the protein MRTIIQFALMTLMLGSAVLANPAIADELRTGHLLPLVGSVNSLQRAQSVGVLYSENTRDNQNYLERYHAMAMNGAKDALDGRIRQAFVNSSDPELAIDWLMNSLQGTFVSVTVYPSLDDLVQAHPDVVVVLDTHNQLLTQRNDVVEARFTARFYDADLQYIAKAEGSVDRQVPSVWVHDKSALEVAAQIEQQRDVQQDALKQFDASLKALVRAG; this is encoded by the coding sequence ATGAGGACGATAATCCAGTTTGCTTTGATGACCCTGATGCTTGGCAGCGCAGTGCTGGCCAACCCGGCGATTGCCGATGAGCTGCGTACAGGCCATTTGCTGCCCCTCGTCGGTAGCGTAAACTCCCTGCAGCGTGCGCAGTCGGTGGGGGTGTTGTACAGCGAAAACACGCGGGACAACCAGAACTACCTTGAGCGCTACCATGCCATGGCCATGAATGGCGCGAAGGATGCCCTGGATGGGCGTATTCGCCAGGCGTTCGTCAACAGCTCCGATCCAGAACTGGCCATCGACTGGCTGATGAACTCCCTGCAGGGCACGTTCGTCTCGGTAACTGTCTACCCCAGCCTCGATGATCTGGTGCAGGCGCATCCGGACGTGGTGGTGGTGCTCGATACCCATAACCAGTTGCTGACCCAGCGCAATGACGTAGTCGAGGCGCGCTTTACCGCGCGGTTCTATGACGCCGACCTGCAATACATCGCCAAGGCCGAAGGCTCGGTGGATAGGCAAGTGCCGTCGGTATGGGTGCATGACAAGTCAGCACTGGAAGTTGCCGCGCAGATCGAGCAGCAGCGAGATGTACAACAAGATGCCTTGAAGCAGTTCGATGCATCGCTTAAAGCCCTGGTCCGCGCCGGTTGA
- the yfcF gene encoding glutathione transferase produces MSHLPLRLYVDSLYTSPYAMSVFVALREKGLAFETVPLDLDAGQHQAAGYARLSLTQRVPTLEEGEFSLSESSAITEYLDEAYPDTPIYPADRQQRARARQVQAWLRSDLLPIRQERSTLVVFCGQQMPPLSPVAQAAAGKLISVAQQLLAGNPHYLFGNWSIVDVDLAVMLNRLILNGDAVPAELVAYARRQWQRPSVQEWVNQPRPGL; encoded by the coding sequence ATGAGCCACCTTCCGCTGCGCCTCTACGTTGATTCGCTGTACACCAGCCCCTACGCGATGTCGGTGTTCGTCGCCTTGCGCGAAAAGGGCTTGGCATTCGAAACCGTGCCGTTGGACCTGGACGCCGGCCAGCATCAGGCCGCGGGATACGCTCGCTTGTCGCTGACCCAGCGGGTGCCGACGTTGGAGGAAGGCGAGTTCTCCCTATCGGAATCTTCGGCAATCACTGAATACCTGGATGAGGCCTACCCCGACACCCCCATTTACCCGGCTGACAGGCAGCAGCGGGCGAGGGCTCGACAGGTGCAGGCGTGGCTGCGCAGCGACCTGCTGCCGATTCGCCAGGAGCGTTCGACCCTGGTGGTGTTCTGCGGTCAACAGATGCCGCCCTTGTCGCCAGTGGCGCAGGCGGCGGCCGGCAAGTTGATCAGTGTGGCGCAGCAATTGTTGGCGGGTAACCCGCATTACTTGTTCGGCAACTGGTCGATCGTCGACGTGGACCTGGCCGTGATGCTCAATCGCCTGATTCTCAATGGCGACGCCGTGCCTGCCGAGCTGGTGGCCTATGCCCGGCGCCAGTGGCAACGGCCGTCGGTGCAGGAATGGGTCAACCAGCCACGCCCTGGGTTGTAA
- a CDS encoding creatininase family protein has product MLLHKSTWIEIGQFLERSRTVVIPIGSNEQHGPTGLLGTDWMCPEIIAVEAQKTADILVGPTFNIGMAQHHLGFPGTISLRPSTFIAAIGDWVRSLAGHGFDKILFLNGHGGNIATIEAAFSELYAEASYARRPAGFALKLVNWWDLEGVTDLAQRQFPVGHGSHATPSEIAVTQWAYPDSIKSADYSPKIANTGPIREALDFRARFPDGRMGSDPALATVEKGGELVALAAQGLIKTVNSFSNEAKP; this is encoded by the coding sequence ATGCTTCTACACAAATCCACCTGGATCGAGATCGGACAGTTTCTGGAGCGCAGCCGCACGGTGGTGATCCCCATCGGCTCCAACGAGCAACACGGCCCCACCGGCTTGCTGGGCACTGACTGGATGTGCCCGGAGATCATCGCCGTCGAGGCGCAGAAGACTGCCGATATCCTGGTCGGCCCCACCTTCAACATCGGCATGGCCCAGCACCACCTGGGCTTTCCCGGCACCATCTCGCTGCGCCCTTCCACCTTTATCGCCGCCATTGGCGACTGGGTGCGCTCGCTGGCCGGGCATGGTTTCGACAAGATCCTGTTCCTCAACGGCCACGGCGGCAATATCGCCACCATCGAAGCGGCGTTTTCCGAACTCTATGCCGAGGCCAGCTATGCCCGCCGCCCGGCCGGGTTCGCGCTGAAGCTGGTCAACTGGTGGGATCTGGAGGGCGTCACCGACCTGGCGCAGCGCCAGTTCCCGGTGGGCCATGGCAGTCACGCCACGCCGTCGGAGATTGCAGTGACGCAATGGGCCTATCCGGACTCGATCAAGTCCGCCGATTATTCGCCGAAAATCGCCAACACCGGCCCGATCCGCGAAGCGCTGGACTTCCGCGCACGCTTCCCCGACGGCCGCATGGGCTCGGACCCGGCGTTGGCGACGGTGGAAAAAGGCGGTGAATTGGTAGCGCTGGCGGCGCAGGGGCTGATCAAGACGGTGAACAGCTTCAGCAACGAAGCAAAACCCTAG
- a CDS encoding C4-dicarboxylate transporter DctA, translated as MLRWCSRSIFLQVVIGLMLGVICGLALPEFSSQLKPLGDGFIKLIKMLIGLIVFCVVVSGISGAGDLKKVGRIGLKSVIYFEVLTTVALVLGLIMAFSTGIGSGANIHLDQLSSAGLNELADKGQHIRGTSQFLMELIPNSVIGAFADNNVLQVLLFSVLFGSALNLVGEAASGISRLINELSHVIFRIMGMIVRLAPIGVFGAIAFTTSTYGLDSLQHLGSLVGLFYLTCFAFVGLILGLVMRLSGLRMLPLLKYLREELLIVMGTASSDAVLPQIMRKLEHLGIGSSTVGLVIPTGYSFNLDGFSIYLTLAIVFIANATGTPLSMTDLLTILLVSLITSKGAHGIPGSALVILAATLTAIPAIPVVGLVLVLAVDWFMGIGRALTNLIGNCVATVAIARWEKDIDIQRANKVLDGQQGYAFQAKKPVLPAHQEF; from the coding sequence ATGCTCAGATGGTGCTCGCGTTCGATTTTCCTGCAAGTCGTGATTGGCCTGATGCTTGGCGTCATTTGCGGCCTGGCCCTTCCCGAATTCTCCTCGCAACTCAAACCCCTGGGTGACGGCTTTATCAAGCTGATCAAAATGCTGATCGGCCTGATCGTGTTTTGCGTGGTGGTCAGCGGCATATCCGGCGCCGGCGACTTGAAGAAAGTCGGACGCATTGGCTTGAAGTCAGTGATCTACTTTGAAGTGCTGACCACCGTGGCCCTGGTGCTCGGCCTGATCATGGCCTTCAGCACCGGCATCGGCAGCGGCGCCAATATTCATCTGGATCAGCTCTCCTCCGCCGGCCTGAATGAACTGGCCGACAAGGGCCAGCACATCCGCGGTACCAGCCAGTTCCTGATGGAGCTGATCCCCAACTCGGTGATCGGTGCCTTTGCCGACAACAACGTGCTGCAGGTGCTGTTGTTCTCCGTACTGTTCGGCAGCGCGCTGAACCTGGTGGGTGAAGCGGCCTCGGGCATCTCGCGGCTGATCAACGAACTGAGCCATGTGATCTTTCGCATTATGGGCATGATCGTGCGCCTGGCGCCGATCGGCGTGTTCGGCGCCATCGCGTTCACCACCAGCACCTACGGCCTGGACTCCCTGCAACACTTGGGCAGCCTGGTGGGCCTGTTCTACCTGACCTGCTTTGCCTTCGTCGGGCTGATCCTGGGCCTGGTGATGCGCCTGTCCGGCCTGCGCATGCTGCCGCTGCTCAAGTACCTGCGTGAAGAGCTGCTGATCGTGATGGGCACGGCTTCCTCCGACGCCGTGTTGCCGCAAATCATGCGCAAGCTCGAGCACCTGGGCATCGGCAGCTCCACCGTTGGCTTGGTGATCCCCACCGGCTACTCGTTCAACCTCGACGGCTTCTCCATCTACCTGACCCTGGCCATCGTCTTTATCGCCAATGCGACCGGTACCCCGCTGTCGATGACCGACTTGCTGACCATCCTGCTGGTATCGTTGATCACCTCCAAAGGTGCCCACGGTATTCCGGGCTCGGCGCTGGTGATTCTGGCGGCCACGCTCACGGCGATCCCGGCGATTCCGGTGGTCGGCCTGGTGCTGGTACTGGCGGTGGACTGGTTCATGGGGATTGGTCGAGCCCTGACCAACCTGATCGGCAACTGCGTCGCCACCGTGGCCATTGCCCGCTGGGAAAAAGACATCGATATCCAGCGCGCCAACAAGGTGCTGGACGGCCAGCAAGGCTATGCCTTCCAGGCCAAGAAACCGGTATTACCGGCGCATCAGGAATTCTGA
- a CDS encoding murein L,D-transpeptidase catalytic domain family protein, producing MLTFMRRLGLTKLGLITGSLALLSNVALAANGPLPSLYSSLARSAPELNPIVLKSALSAVQCAVSNGEERSDRLAVIDYSQPSTARRLWIFDLRKKTLVLRDLVAHGAKSGENFATQFSNLEGSHQSSLGLFRTQESYLGTHGYSLRMDGLEPGFNDQARDRAIVIHAADYVSPLWSKREGRIGRSQGCPAVRPQVARQVVDKLKDGQFMFSWYPDQRWLKSSAYLNCKPQQVASSRTIRGG from the coding sequence ATGCTGACTTTTATGCGCCGGCTCGGCCTGACCAAACTGGGCTTGATCACCGGGAGCCTGGCGTTACTGAGCAATGTTGCGCTCGCCGCCAACGGCCCCCTTCCTTCTTTGTATAGCAGCCTGGCGCGCTCGGCTCCAGAACTCAATCCCATCGTTCTCAAAAGTGCCCTGAGCGCGGTGCAGTGCGCCGTCAGTAATGGCGAGGAACGCTCCGATCGCCTGGCGGTGATTGACTACTCCCAGCCCTCGACCGCCCGTCGGCTGTGGATTTTCGATTTGCGCAAAAAGACCCTGGTCCTGCGCGACCTGGTGGCCCACGGCGCCAAGTCGGGCGAAAACTTCGCCACCCAGTTTTCCAATCTCGAGGGCAGCCACCAGTCCAGCCTGGGCCTGTTCCGCACCCAGGAAAGCTACCTCGGCACCCACGGCTACTCGCTGCGCATGGACGGCCTGGAGCCTGGCTTCAATGACCAGGCCCGCGACCGCGCCATCGTGATTCACGCCGCCGACTACGTCAGCCCGCTATGGAGCAAGCGCGAAGGCCGTATCGGCCGCAGCCAGGGCTGCCCGGCGGTGCGCCCGCAAGTCGCCCGCCAAGTGGTGGACAAGCTCAAGGATGGGCAGTTCATGTTCTCGTGGTACCCCGACCAGCGCTGGTTGAAGTCTTCGGCGTATCTGAACTGCAAACCCCAACAGGTGGCGAGTAGTCGTACAATCCGTGGCGGATAG
- a CDS encoding DUF924 family protein produces MTTSDTQSAEAVIEFWKQAGPKRWFAKDDRFDALFRDTFYATHLQAARRELEDWLESPHGALALLILLDQYPRNAFRGTAHMFATDPLARLYARRMVDAGLDALIEPGLRAFCYLPFEHSEDPKDQQRSVVLNQPLDASTYRWAKEHARIIERFGRFPHRNAVLARETTDEEHDFLSAGGFAG; encoded by the coding sequence ATGACCACTTCAGACACACAATCGGCCGAGGCCGTCATCGAGTTCTGGAAACAGGCGGGCCCAAAGCGCTGGTTTGCGAAGGACGACAGGTTCGACGCGCTGTTTCGCGACACCTTCTACGCCACGCACCTGCAAGCGGCGCGGCGCGAGCTGGAGGATTGGCTGGAATCGCCCCACGGCGCACTGGCCTTGTTGATCCTGCTGGACCAGTACCCGCGCAACGCGTTTCGCGGTACCGCGCATATGTTCGCCACCGACCCACTGGCGCGCCTGTATGCACGGCGGATGGTGGACGCCGGGTTGGACGCCTTGATCGAGCCCGGGCTGCGCGCGTTTTGTTACCTGCCGTTCGAACACTCGGAAGACCCGAAGGACCAGCAACGCTCTGTCGTGCTTAACCAGCCTCTGGATGCCAGCACCTACCGCTGGGCCAAGGAGCACGCGCGAATCATCGAGCGGTTTGGGCGGTTTCCCCATCGCAATGCGGTGTTGGCAAGAGAAACCACGGATGAAGAACACGACTTCCTCAGCGCTGGAGGCTTTGCGGGTTAG
- a CDS encoding FadR/GntR family transcriptional regulator, with protein sequence MISTSTVVNSVVEKLRAALARGQWRRGEMLPGQRELAEQLGISRPSLREAVIVLETLGLVRSMPGKGVVVLETSVSEPQSSDAVADASLEDILQLRYTLEPFIVGLVAQSISSKEIGQLRLTLMDMREALEAEDAEAGMNAYIDFHEELFALTSNPIFQNVVQQTSNALKQSAQVLRNSPEHLAERLRENEAVVRAIRNKNSALASAEMRRHILQEGLRMGIRLNIPDDHLGS encoded by the coding sequence GTGATCAGCACCTCGACCGTCGTCAATTCAGTGGTAGAAAAACTGCGCGCCGCCCTGGCGCGCGGCCAGTGGCGGCGTGGCGAAATGCTGCCCGGCCAGCGTGAACTGGCCGAACAGCTGGGCATCAGCCGGCCGAGCCTGCGCGAAGCGGTGATTGTGCTGGAGACCCTCGGCCTGGTGCGCTCCATGCCTGGCAAAGGCGTGGTAGTGCTGGAAACCAGCGTCAGCGAGCCGCAGTCGAGCGACGCCGTGGCGGATGCCAGCCTGGAAGACATCCTGCAACTGCGCTACACCCTCGAACCCTTCATCGTCGGCCTGGTCGCCCAGTCCATCAGCAGCAAGGAGATCGGCCAACTGCGCCTGACCCTGATGGACATGCGCGAAGCCCTCGAGGCCGAGGATGCCGAAGCCGGCATGAACGCCTATATCGACTTTCACGAAGAACTGTTCGCCCTGACCTCCAACCCGATCTTCCAGAACGTGGTGCAACAAACCAGCAACGCGCTCAAGCAAAGCGCCCAGGTGCTGCGCAATTCCCCCGAACATCTGGCCGAGCGCCTGCGCGAAAACGAGGCGGTGGTACGCGCCATCCGCAACAAAAACAGCGCCCTGGCCAGTGCCGAGATGCGTCGGCACATCCTGCAGGAAGGTCTGCGCATGGGTATTCGCTTGAACATCCCGGACGACCATCTGGGCAGTTGA
- a CDS encoding DUF1624 domain-containing protein, whose amino-acid sequence MTDAVAPRPRLLSIDALRGLVILFMLLDHVRETFLLHRQVGDPMSIDTTEPALFFSRTLAHLCAPVFVLLTGLSAWLYGQKYQSRRAVSAFLFKRGLFLVVLEFTLVNFAWTFQLPPSVIYLQVIWAIGVSMIALAALVWLSRPLLIALALATIAGHNLLDGVHFAHGSALQVVWSILHERSWIEVSDSLRLRVTYPVLPWIGVIALGYGLGPWFATAALPAVRQRYLLLAGAGALLGFVLLRVANGYGEKPWHAYESAVQTGMSFFNITKYPPSLLFLALTLGIGLLLLLAFERAGQKRWISILAVFGAAPMFFYLLHLYVLKILYVTAVALFGLDHGDYFGFDSIGAVWLAAMALPLALYLPVRWFAGLKARRRDITWLKYL is encoded by the coding sequence ATGACTGATGCTGTTGCGCCACGCCCTCGCCTGCTTTCCATCGACGCCCTGCGCGGCCTGGTGATCCTGTTCATGCTGCTCGACCACGTACGCGAAACCTTCCTGCTGCACCGCCAAGTGGGCGACCCGATGAGCATCGACACCACCGAGCCGGCGCTGTTTTTCAGCCGCACCCTCGCCCATCTTTGCGCCCCGGTGTTTGTGCTGCTCACCGGTTTGTCGGCCTGGCTGTATGGTCAGAAATACCAAAGTCGGCGCGCGGTGTCGGCATTTTTATTCAAGCGCGGGCTGTTTCTGGTGGTGCTGGAGTTCACCCTGGTCAACTTCGCCTGGACCTTCCAGTTACCGCCCAGTGTGATTTACCTGCAGGTGATCTGGGCGATTGGGGTCAGCATGATCGCCCTCGCCGCGCTGGTATGGCTGTCGCGCCCGCTGCTGATCGCCTTGGCGCTGGCGACCATTGCCGGGCATAACCTGCTCGATGGCGTGCATTTCGCACACGGTTCGGCACTTCAGGTTGTGTGGTCGATCCTGCATGAGCGCAGTTGGATCGAGGTGTCAGACAGCCTGCGCCTGCGCGTGACTTACCCGGTGCTGCCATGGATCGGCGTGATCGCCCTGGGCTACGGCCTCGGCCCTTGGTTTGCGACGGCCGCGCTGCCCGCCGTGCGCCAGCGTTATTTGCTGCTGGCGGGTGCAGGCGCGTTGCTGGGTTTTGTACTGCTGCGGGTGGCCAACGGGTATGGCGAAAAACCCTGGCACGCCTATGAAAGCGCCGTGCAGACAGGCATGAGCTTCTTCAACATCACCAAATACCCACCTTCGCTGTTGTTCCTGGCGCTGACGCTGGGCATCGGCTTGCTATTGCTGCTGGCATTCGAACGGGCTGGGCAGAAACGCTGGATCAGCATCCTTGCGGTATTTGGCGCGGCGCCGATGTTCTTTTATCTGTTGCACCTGTATGTGCTGAAAATCCTGTATGTCACTGCTGTGGCGCTGTTTGGGCTTGATCACGGCGATTACTTCGGCTTCGACAGCATTGGCGCCGTGTGGCTGGCCGCGATGGCGCTGCCACTGGCGTTGTACCTGCCGGTACGCTGGTTTGCCGGGCTGAAGGCGCGGCGCAGGGATATCACCTGGCTCAAATACCTCTGA
- a CDS encoding murein L,D-transpeptidase, translating into MFKKHACYLSICLLVTPLVATAEALPVEPLPVTTPAPVDLAPLQQALAQLPSVCPQLAPRIDAAAQARLQAFYQQQGDTPLWSEDERRQALHSQLLMLADDGLDPTHYSLPSLDARANVLCSDIAVSQQYLQALQDLHYGRLQQSRFEPLWHSQPPAVDPNTVVLAFAATGLRDMALAFDQARPSADLYRSLRNAYSSVRQQPLPQWEAVGDGPLLRPGMEDPRVPQLARRLHSGGYLAVEPKGSGKQYRPELVAAVKAFQLSHSLQSDGVIGTGTVAELNISPAMRRDQLRINLERFRWLAQDLEPEGVVVNVAAAQLSVYQSGIPVWQTRLQVGRAERQTPLLKSRITRLTLNPTWTIPPTIMREDKLPAIRLNPEYLRQQNLQVLDAAGHPLTPDQVDWARPGNILLRQEAGPRNPLGKIVMRFPNPYSVYLHDTPSQPLFTKGPRAFSSGCVRVEQPLLLRDLLVSPAERTRTDELLATGMTHEFRLATPVPVLLGYWTVEVDRQGSLVYAPDIYARDPVLIKAMGTVL; encoded by the coding sequence TTGTTCAAAAAACACGCATGTTACTTGAGCATTTGCCTGCTCGTTACACCATTGGTCGCCACAGCCGAAGCGCTGCCGGTGGAGCCATTGCCGGTCACAACGCCAGCCCCGGTGGATCTGGCGCCGCTGCAACAGGCGCTGGCGCAGTTGCCCAGCGTCTGTCCCCAACTCGCGCCGCGTATCGATGCGGCCGCACAGGCGCGTCTGCAAGCCTTTTACCAGCAGCAGGGCGACACGCCGTTGTGGTCGGAAGATGAGCGTCGGCAAGCCTTGCACAGCCAGTTGCTGATGCTGGCCGACGACGGTCTCGATCCCACCCACTATAGCTTGCCTTCGCTGGATGCCAGGGCCAACGTGCTGTGCAGCGATATCGCGGTCAGTCAGCAGTACCTGCAAGCCCTGCAGGATTTGCACTACGGGCGCCTGCAGCAATCGCGCTTCGAACCGCTCTGGCACTCCCAGCCGCCTGCCGTCGATCCCAACACGGTCGTGCTGGCCTTTGCCGCCACCGGCTTGCGCGACATGGCCCTGGCGTTCGATCAGGCGCGCCCCAGCGCGGATTTGTATCGCAGCCTGCGTAATGCCTATTCCAGCGTGCGCCAGCAGCCGCTGCCGCAATGGGAAGCGGTCGGTGACGGGCCGCTGTTGCGTCCCGGCATGGAAGACCCACGGGTGCCGCAATTGGCGCGTCGGCTCCACAGCGGCGGTTACCTCGCCGTCGAACCCAAGGGCAGCGGCAAGCAGTACCGCCCCGAACTGGTCGCTGCGGTCAAGGCGTTCCAGCTCAGCCACTCGTTGCAGTCCGACGGTGTGATCGGCACCGGCACCGTGGCCGAACTCAATATCAGCCCGGCGATGCGCCGCGACCAGTTGCGCATCAACCTGGAGCGGTTTCGCTGGCTGGCCCAGGACCTGGAGCCCGAAGGCGTGGTGGTCAACGTCGCGGCCGCGCAACTGAGCGTGTATCAGAGCGGCATCCCGGTATGGCAAACCCGCCTGCAAGTAGGCCGCGCCGAGCGCCAGACGCCGCTGCTCAAGTCGCGTATCACGCGGTTGACCCTCAACCCGACCTGGACCATCCCGCCCACCATCATGCGCGAGGACAAGCTGCCGGCCATTCGTCTCAACCCCGAGTACCTGCGCCAGCAGAACCTGCAAGTGCTCGACGCCGCAGGCCACCCGCTGACACCGGATCAGGTCGACTGGGCGCGCCCCGGCAATATCCTGCTGCGTCAGGAGGCGGGGCCGCGTAACCCGCTGGGCAAGATCGTGATGCGCTTTCCCAACCCGTATTCGGTGTACCTGCATGACACGCCGAGCCAGCCGCTGTTTACCAAGGGGCCGCGGGCGTTCAGTTCGGGATGCGTGAGGGTCGAACAGCCGCTGCTGTTGCGCGACCTGCTGGTGAGCCCGGCTGAACGCACGCGCACCGATGAGTTGCTGGCGACCGGTATGACCCATGAGTTCAGGCTGGCCACGCCGGTACCGGTGCTGCTGGGGTACTGGACAGTGGAAGTGGATCGCCAGGGCAGCCTGGTGTATGCGCCGGATATCTATGCCCGCGACCCGGTACTGATCAAGGCGATGGGTACTGTGCTGTAG
- a CDS encoding DNA-3-methyladenine glycosylase I, with translation MDPTGLTTDDAGRTHCAWRNAAPQYLHYHDHEWGVPVADDVQLYEKICLEGFQAGMAWITILRKRQQFRQAFDGFDFHKVAQYGEADIERLMNDPGIVRNRAKIVSTINNARRACELVSETGSLARWLWSFEPGPQERPAVVDLAYWTANPTSAASERLSRALKKRGWTFVGPTTMYALMQAMGMVNDHLHGCVCRERIDALRDQFQRP, from the coding sequence ATGGATCCAACAGGACTGACAACGGACGACGCCGGACGCACCCATTGCGCCTGGCGCAACGCCGCGCCGCAATATCTCCATTACCACGACCATGAATGGGGCGTGCCCGTGGCGGACGACGTCCAGTTGTACGAGAAGATCTGCCTGGAGGGTTTTCAGGCGGGAATGGCGTGGATCACCATATTGCGCAAGCGCCAGCAGTTTCGGCAGGCATTCGACGGCTTTGATTTTCACAAGGTGGCGCAATATGGCGAGGCGGATATCGAACGCTTGATGAACGATCCCGGTATCGTGCGCAACCGGGCGAAGATTGTTTCCACCATCAACAACGCACGCCGGGCCTGCGAGCTGGTGAGCGAGACCGGTTCGCTGGCGCGTTGGCTGTGGTCGTTCGAGCCCGGCCCACAGGAGCGCCCGGCCGTGGTGGACCTGGCGTACTGGACGGCCAACCCGACGTCGGCGGCGTCGGAGCGGTTATCCAGGGCCCTGAAGAAACGTGGCTGGACCTTTGTCGGCCCGACCACGATGTATGCGCTGATGCAGGCGATGGGGATGGTCAATGATCACCTGCACGGTTGCGTCTGCCGTGAGCGCATCGATGCGCTGCGCGACCAATTTCAACGACCCTGA
- a CDS encoding GntR family transcriptional regulator — MNAPALQRNPILPALRLVAGKKPSVDDIYPRLFDAILEQRIAPASRFTEESLGETFGVSRSVIRRVLAKLSHQQVIILRPNQRAQVAAPDAQQTRQILEARRMTEITVVQLACAQATGAQRRQLRDLISRERECIERDQRGPAIRLSGEFHLLLATIAGNGPLAQFLNSLVPLTSLVIAQYEAKACTYCAWQEHVAIVDAMEQRDTSTAVGLMTQHLDHLESKLLKHRWPSNK; from the coding sequence ATGAACGCTCCCGCGCTGCAACGCAACCCCATCCTCCCCGCACTGCGCCTGGTGGCGGGCAAGAAGCCTTCGGTCGATGACATCTACCCTCGCCTGTTCGATGCGATCCTCGAACAGCGCATCGCCCCGGCCAGTCGCTTTACCGAAGAAAGCCTGGGTGAAACCTTTGGCGTAAGCCGCAGTGTGATTCGCCGGGTGCTGGCCAAGCTTTCCCACCAACAAGTGATCATCCTGCGCCCCAACCAACGCGCCCAAGTGGCGGCGCCGGATGCCCAACAGACGCGGCAGATCCTCGAAGCGCGGCGCATGACAGAGATCACCGTGGTGCAACTGGCCTGCGCCCAGGCTACCGGCGCACAGCGACGTCAGCTACGGGACCTGATCAGCCGCGAACGCGAATGCATCGAGCGCGACCAGCGCGGGCCGGCGATTCGTTTGTCGGGGGAGTTTCACCTGCTGCTGGCCACCATCGCCGGAAACGGCCCACTGGCACAGTTCCTCAACAGCCTGGTGCCGCTGACGTCCTTGGTCATTGCCCAATACGAAGCGAAAGCCTGCACGTATTGCGCGTGGCAGGAGCATGTGGCGATTGTGGATGCGATGGAGCAGCGGGACACGAGTACGGCGGTGGGGTTGATGACCCAGCACCTGGATCACCTGGAAAGCAAATTGCTCAAACACCGCTGGCCTTCAAATAAATGA